A window from Zingiber officinale cultivar Zhangliang chromosome 7A, Zo_v1.1, whole genome shotgun sequence encodes these proteins:
- the LOC121999180 gene encoding circumsporozoite protein-like, translating into MMKSVALDMLKLKAAEIEAATAKEAEKLGLAPAGSHEGESEEAQTAGDASAARTATNEAAGETAPSGTQPAIQTEEGGSYGDEIPLSGGGVQEAQGSGGAPPPGPSYAELKADLDKTKRLLEAEQHKSSDLQTVADQLKTEVKTYDKKIEQVNTRKNMAISDLEIKNTKARALAQRVKELTDLLTAEKAGCSAEVIALQGDLKTF; encoded by the exons ATGATGAAGTCGGTGGCGCTCGACATGCTAAAACTCAAGGCTGCCGAGATAGAGGCAGCTACAGCGAAGGAGGCGGAGAAACTTGGTCTCGCTCCGGCCGGCTCTCATGAAGGCGAGAGCGAAGAGGCGCAGACGGCAGGTGATGCGTCTGCCGCTCGGACTGCCACTAACGAGGCGGCGGGAGAGACCGCCCCGTCAGGTACTCAACCGGCCATTCAGACCGAGGAGGGCGGGTCTTATGGTGATGAAATTCCATTGTCTGG AGGAGGAGTTCAAGAAGCTCAAGGTTCTGGTGGGGCTCCCCCTCCAGGCCCCTCTTATGCAGAGTTGAAGGCGGACCTTGACAAGACCAAGAGACTGCTGGAGGCCGAGCAACACAAATCTTCTGACCTGCAGACTGTGGCGGATCAACTCAAGACTGAGGTTAAGACATATGACAAAAAGATCGAGCAGGTCAATACCAGAAAAAACatggctatctccgatctggagataAAAAACACTAAGGCCCGGGCCCTTGCGCAGAGGGTCAAGGAGTTGACTGACCTGCTCACCGCCGAGAAGGCTGGTTGCTCAGCGGAGGTGATCGCTCTCCAGGGTGACCTGAAGACCTTTTAG